From the Oceanobacillus kimchii X50 genome, the window TCTAGGATAATTCTAGCTTCTATTAAAAATCCCCACTGTAAATACAATTCTGATATTGTATAGAGTTCATCATCACTGGCAATCTTTTCATATTCTTTTAACCTTGCAATTGCTTGTTCGGTCTCGTTGTTCTCTGCTAACTTCATTGCCTCTTGAATGGTATTCATTGGAACACCCTTTCTATCTTCATTCATATCTATCAAGTTTAATCATACAGAAAACAATCTCATCCTTCAAATCACGCGCTTATATAAGAAAAACCCAGCTGAAAAAGATAAAACATCTCTTCATGGCAGGGTTAATCAACTTGAAGTGAAAATTATATCAGCGAGCCTTTTCGTACACCCACTGAATATTAATTGAACAAAATCGGAAATATAAAGATGATAAATTCTTAATTTATTTTGTTTGGCTTAGCTTAACCTCATCGACTTATAGTACGGGTAATACATTGATCGTTACATGAAGGTTAATAAAGCTTACTTTGATATAGACTGTAAATCATTGACAAAATTAGGGTAAGAAATATTGATACAATCAATATTATCTACGACTACGGTTTCTTCTGTAACTAATGATGCGATAATTCCCATCATGGCGATTCGATGATCGTCATAGGATTTGAAACTTCCACCTTTTAGTTTTGTATTTCCTTTAATAATCATCCCATCTTCAGTAGGCGTAACATCCGCTCCAAGTTTGGAAAGATTCTCAGAAACTGCAAGCAATCGATCTGTTTCTTTCACTTTTAACTCTTGTGCATCTTTAATAATTGTTGTCCCATCTGCTTGAGTTGCTAATAATGCTAGAATTGGTATTTCATCAATAAGGCGAGGAATCGTGTCCCCTTCAATAGTAACCCCACTTAATTGTGAACCGTTTATAAGAATATCACCTATTTTTTCGCCTCCAACAATACGCTCATTCTGAATGGTCAGCTTAGCTCCCATTTGAAGAACAACGTCGATGATTCCAGTTCTAGTTTCATTAAGTCCAACATCTTTTAATATTATTTCACTTCTAGGTACCATACACGCTGCAACAATGAAAAATGCAGCAGAAGAAATATCACCAGGTACTTCTACATGACAACCTTGAAGATCAGTAGTTTTAGAAATAGATATTGTATGACCACCTGTCTTTATATTTGCTCCAAATGCTTGTAACATTGTTTCCGTATGATTTCGAGTTGGTGATTTTTCTCGAACTACTGTTTTATTCTCTGAATGTAATCCAGCTAAAAGTAATGCCGACTTTACTTGAGCACTTTTTACAGGTAAATCATACTCAATAGATTTTAATGTTGTACCTTTTATCGTTAGAGGTAAATAATTTCCTTGCTGTACACCATCAATCCTCGCTCCCATTAAGCGTAATGGATCAACAACCCGACTCATCGGTCTTTTAGAAAGTGATGCATCACCATATATTGTAGTTTTAAACGGAAGTCCAGCTAGTAACCCTAACATTAATCGAGTCGTTGTCCCTGAGTTTCCAAAGTCTAATTTCTTTTTTGGTTCTATTAGTCCACTTAAACCAGTACCTTCGATCGTAATGTTTGAACCATTTTTTTGAATTGTTACACCCATTTCTTTAAACGCATTAATTGTCCGCATACAATCTTCCCCGTCTAGAAAATTGGTTACAGTTGTTGTTCCTGTTGCAATAGAACCAAAAATGATCGAACGATGAGATATCGATTTATCCCCAGGTACTTTTATTAATCCATGAAGAGAACCAGAGATTGGTTGTAATGTTAGTGGGTTCATCTCGACAACTCCTTTTTTCCTAATTTTGTATCATTGTCTCGTATCCTAATGAAGTGAGCTTTTTAGAACTTTCTATTTGTTCTTTTTGGGTATGAAAACTTAGCCTTAACACTCCTGTTATTCCTTCACGTACTTCTAAAATTTCGATGTTTTTTATGCTGAAATTCTCATCCGCTAATATTTGTACAACTTTAGCAATAGCACCTGATTGGTCGTGAATATCTACATATACATCGTAAAAAGATGGAATAGCGCCTTGTTCTTTTTTGGACAGGCCATCTCGATATTTTTTTGCACTATCTAAATAATTCAGTATTTCATTTTTCTCATTTGTCTCTATTAATAATTTCAAATGACTCATCTCTTCAATCCAGTCTTCTAGAAAGTAGGACATTTTCGATTGATTATGGTGAAAGATATCCTGCCACATCTGAGGATTACTGGACGCAATTCTAGTTATATCTCGAAATCCCCCTGCGGCAAGATTTGGTAAGTAGGCATGCGTTCGTTCCCACTTTTTTGCTTGGTGTACAAGTGAAGATGCAATTAGATGCGGGAAATGAGAAATAACTCCTGTCATTTCGTCATGCTCTTCTGGTTTTAAAACTAAGAATTTGCATTTAGTTGTTGCGAGTACCGATTTAATTACTTCTATTTGTTCTTCCGCTTCATAATCTAGAGGGGACAATACATAAATAGCATTTTCAAAAAGATGAGCTTTAGAAGCTTCAACTCCCCGTTTGTGGGAACCAGCCATCGGATGTCCACCAATAAATGTAATGTTTGGGTTATTGATTTGTTGTGCTGCAGTTAAAATTGCCCCTTTTACAGAAGCGGTGTCTGTCACAATTACTTGTTTTGGAAATTCGACTTGATCTAGTTTTTGAATCATGTTAATTGTTTCTGTTATTGGTGCGGCTAAAATTATTATATCTGCCCTTTGGGCAACATGTTGCAAGTTAGTATCGTAATAAGAAATGATTCCAGTTTCTTTAGCATATTTTAAAGTTGATTCATCCACATCAAAACCAATTAATTTATGGTCTGAAAAGTTTCTGATTGCTCTTGCTATAGAGCCTCCAATTAAACCTAATCCTGCTATCAATATCGTTTGTTGTTTCATGCATACACCTATCCTAGTTCATGATCAAATTGTTCTAACACTTTTTGTAATTTTTTCATATCTTTTTCTTTACCAATCGTTACTCGAATGGTTTTTGGTATACCTAATAGTTCTCCTGGTCGGACGATAAAACCAAATCGAATTAAATATTCATAGACTTTCACCCCACTAGTCGGTGTTTTAACTAATAGGAAGTTTGCTTCGGAATCGTAATAACCCCACCCTAATTTTTCTAAAAAACGTTGGAATTCTATTAGGTTTTTATAATTTTCTTGATTTGTATGTTGAATGAATTTTTGGTCTTCTAGTGCATATGAAGCGGCTTTCTGTGCTACTGCATTTGTGTTAAAAGGACCGCGAACCTTATCTAAAGTTTCAATAATGCTTGCATTAGCTATACCGTAACCAATACGCAATCCAGCTAATCCATATGCTTTTGAAAACGTGCGGAGTACAATCACATTACTATAGGTATTACGCAATTGTAATGCATTTAATTCTTTATCGGGTTGTAAATATTCATAGTATGCTTCATCTAAGACGACAAGCACTTCTTTTGGGCATTGATCTAAGAAGGAAGTAAACGCATCTTTTGAGAACGCAGCTCCTGTCGGATTATTGGGTGTACATAGCCAAACAATTGCAGTGTGATCATCTATCGTAGCTAGCATCTTATCCAACTGATGATAACCTTCCTCGTCTGTTGGGATTTCTTTAATTTCTGCACCCTCAATAAGCGAGTAATGTTTATACTGTGGAAATGTTGGAGTAGCCATGACCACATTCGATCCAGGAACAATAAAGGAGCGACATAATAATTGAATAATTTCTTCAGAACCACTACCAAAGATAATTTCTGTTTCATCAATGTTTAATTTTCTAGTTAACGCAGTACGTAAATCAGAGGTGTAACCATCAGGATAAATATGAAAATCGAAATTTTCTGCTTTTAACGCTTCAGAAACCTGTTTAGAATATCCATATGGATTTTCGTTCGATGCCAATTTAACAATATAATCAAGTTGATAGTCTATTTGAATATCTTTTGTTTGTTTACCTTGCTTGTAAGGGCTCAACTGTTTTAAGATGTCTTTACCTTGCATATCTATTCGCCTTCCTTTTGTAGCAAATCTGGTCGAAGTTTCACAGCATTATTATGAAACACATGATGGATTTTTTGTTGAGGTGTATCCGTTCGAATTACCATCATCACTCTAATACATTTTGTTAAACTATTTGGAACATCGATCTCGGTCATACACATTACAGGTACATATTTCCAACTGTCGTCTATTTGCCTTAATGCTTTTGCAGGAAATCCAGCTGTTACATCTTTTGTCACAGAAATAAACACATGTGACACATCATTAGATCTAATATTATTCTGGTCTACCATATCTTTAACAAGATTTTTTGTTTGTAAGACGATTTCTTCTGCATTATTTTCTTGTATTGTTGTTGCTCCTCGTACACCTCTCGTCACAGTTTCTCCATCCTTTCTAAATAGGTCTGTATATAGTGTTTCATCAATGTATTTTCTATTGACACAGTTACGGGATTTTCCACTTCTTTTAAAAGTACCATCTGTATTTTGCCGCCAATTGATTTTTTATCATTTTTCATAAGCTCCATTAACTCTATGATTTCTTCTTTAGAAATGGAAAGAATAGGGTAATTATTATCTTTCAACCATTGATACAATTGGTAAAAAGGTAGCTGTACTTGAAATTCTAGTTCACTGACATGAAGTGCAAATAATAAACCATTTGCTACTGCTTCACCATGAGTAATTTTTCCATAACCGTGTATAGTTTCTAATGCATGACCTAGTGTATGTCCTAGATTGAGAAACTTTCTTATATTCGCTTCTTTCTCATCTTGTTCTACAATTCTTGCTTTTACTTGAATTCCTGCTTTCAAATATATTTCAAGCTGTTGTGGTTTAATTGATGCTAATGAATGATCTAACAGAGATAAAAACATTTTTTGGTTTGCAATTAAGCCTTCTTTTATAATTTCAGCATAACCACTTCTAATTTCATGAAGTGGTAGTGTTGACAAAGTTTCCACATCATAAATTACGGCAACAGGTGAGAAAAAACTTCCGATTAAGTTTTTTCCAAAATGATGATTAATTGCGACTTTTCCTCCTACACTGCTATCATGTGCGAGAATTGTAGTAGGAACTTGAATATAATCAATGCCACGCATAAACGTTGCAGCAACAAAACCAGCTAGGTCACCTACAACTCCTCCACCTAAAGCAATGATTAATGACTGACGGTCTAGCCCATTCTTGAGGGCTTCTGTTTGCAAACTATAAAACTTCTCGATACTTTTTGAATTTTCTCCAGAAGGAATGGTGAAATGACAGATGTTTTCTTCAGTTGGAAATCCGTGTAGGACATCTTCAAGATAGCGACTTCCTACTTGGTCATCCGTAATAATAAATATATTTGTATAATTTTTATTTATATATGCTCTTATTTGATATCGTAGTCCTTGACCAATATAGATTGGATATGAGGAATGGTTTGATTTCACTGTCATTTCTTCCATTTTTAGAAACACCTAATTTCTTCTCTGTAATCATCAATTGCTTTTTTTAATTGTGGAAAACGATCGCTAGAAAATTGTTCGGTAAGAGCTTTTGCTAATTCAAATGCTACTACATGTTCCATAACTACTGATGCTGCAGGAACAGCACATGCATCCGATCGCTCTACAGTAGCTTTAAAAGGTTCTTTTGTTTCAATATCAACACTAGTTAGTGGCCTCTTCATTAATGTTGGGATTGGTTTCATTACCCCTCGAACAACAATTGGCATTCCAGTAGTCATACCACCTTCAAAGCCACCTAATCGATTCGTAGTACGGTAGTATCCAAGTGCTTCATCCCATGCTATTTCATCATGAACTTCACTTCCATTTCGTTTCGCCGCCTCAAATCCGATTCCGAATTCGACACCTTTAAACGCATTAATGCTTACGACACTTCCTGCTAATCTACTATCTAACTTTCGATCATAATGAACGTAGGATCCAACTCCTGCTGGCATCCCTTCTACATATACTTCACAGACACCACCAATGGAATCTCCTTCTTTTTTAGCTTGATCGATTGCACTTGTCATTTGTTCCTCAACAGCAGCATCAAGAACCATTACTGGTGAACGATTTGCCTTATCTGCACGCTCCTGTGCATTTAAATCTCGTAGATCACTAGCTTCAATTCCTGCTATCTCTTTAACATAACCGGCAACTTCAATTCCTAGCTCTTTTAATAGTGTTTTGGCAACAGCACCAGCAGCAACACGGGCAGCTGTTTCCCTTGCAGAAGAACGTTCTAATACATTCCTCATATCTCTATGTCCATATTTAAGTGCACCGTTTAAATCTGCATGTCCAGGTCTTGGTTTAGTAACTACACGACGCATCTTTGACGGATCTTCCATGGGTTCTTCGCCCATAATATCAGTCCAATGTTTAAAATCATCATTGCGTATTACTAGTGATAGTGGAGATCCTAAAGTATAACCATGACGCACACCACTTACAATATCTACAGTATCTTTTTCTATTTGCATACGCTTCCCTCTACCGTGTCCACCCTGCCTTCGACGTAGAGAAGCATTAATATCTTCTGCAGTAATCGGTAATTGTGAAGGAAGTCCTTCGATAATCGTTGTTAATTGTTTTCCATGAGATTCACCAGACGTTATGTATCGCAATTTACATTCTCCTTCTTAAATAGTTGAAAGTTTTCTAATTACTATATCATAGATAAGTTTATAAAGGGTAGTCTTTGACATCATTTATTTTAATTTCTTATGAGGAGATTGTTTGTTTCTTTTTATAGAAAAATGTCTCTTCTAGTTCAAAACCATACTGTTGAGGGGTGAAAATTTGCTCTGTGCTACCTACAAACAATATTCCATTAGCTGACAGAGAATTACTAAATCCTTGATAAATGCTGTTCTTCGCTTTATCAGTAAAATATATTAATACATTCCTGCAAACAATAAGGTCGACATTTTGTGGGTACGCGTCGGCTAATAAATTATGTCTTTTAAAAGTAATATGTTGTTTTATTTCTGGGTTAATCGAATATATTGTACCTGTTCTTTCAAAGTACTTATTTTTAAGTCTATCAGGTAACTCTTTCAGAGACTGTTTTTGATACATTCCTTGTTTTGCGCTTTTTAGAACATTTTCATCAATATCCGTGGCAATTATTTCAAAGTCTTGTTTGGGAAAATGTTCAAGCAGTAGAATTGCTAAACTATAAGGCTCTTCACCTGTTGAGCAAGCGGCACTCCAAATTTTTATTTTTGGTTTTTGGGATATCAATTTAGGAAAGATATTTTGCTGTAATACTTCCCAACGTTTAGGATTACGGTAAAACTCAGAGACATTGATTGTTAAACGATCCGTAAATTCTTTTAGTAGTGTTTCGTCTTTCAAACAAGCTTGCAAATATTGAATGTAACTGGTAAATCCTCGTTTGTCTCTTAAGGTTGTTATCCTCCGTTTCATCTGTGTTTCTTTATATAAAGCTAGGTCTAAACCTAGAGTTTGGTGAACTTTTTCTAAAAAATTTTTATAATCATCCATTCATTTCACTCCGAATCAACAAAATGTATATAAAAACCTCCGTTTATTTTAACGGAGGTCATAAACCAAGTGAAAACAGCAATTGTTTCCGCTTTCACTATTAATAAATCCAATTATTTGCTTGTTTTTCGTAGGAAACGATTTCATTTTCTGAGAAGAAAAGAGATATTTCTCTCTCAGCGCTTTCTGAAGAATCAGAGCCATGAATAATATTCTTTCCTACACTGATCCCGAAATCACCACGAATAGTACTCGGGTCTGCTTCTAACGGGTTAGTTTTACCCATTATTTTTCGAGCTGTTGCGATTACATTTTCACCTTCCCAAACCATAGCAAATACTGGTCCAGAAGTAATGAAATCAACTAATTCACCAAAGAAAGGACGATCTTTGTGTTCATTGTAATGTGTTTCAGCTAATTGATTAGACACCTGCATTAATTTTGCGCCAGCAAGCTTGTACCCCTTTGTTTCAAACCTTTTTACAATTTCACCAATTAAGTTCCGTTGAACTCCATCTGGTTTTACCATTAAAAATGTTTTCTCCATAAAAATCACCCCAACTTATGTATTTAAAATAAGCAACCTATAAAATAATATCAAATTTTCTTAAAAATAACAATTACTTAAGATCTTCTTTTTCCAATATAAGTAGCAATATCTTGGAGTGTTTTCTTTGCACGGGAAGATGGTAATTCATCTAATGCTGTTAATGCTTTAGATAAATACATATCACTTACAGCATAACTTCTTTTAATTGCATCCGTACGTTTTAATTGTTGAATTAGCATCTTCATTTCATTCGTTGTAACATGACCATCTTTTGTAAACACATCAAAAAGTGATTGTTTGAAGGTCTTATCTTCCATAGCATATAAAACTGGAAGTGTTATATTTCCTTGTAGTAAATCATTACCAGCAGGCTTACCTAGCTCTTTTGAAGTAGATGTGAAATCTAAAATATCATCTATAATTTGATAAGACATTCCTATGTAATAGCCATATTGGTAAAGCTTATTAGCTTGATAATCATTTAAACCTCCGACAATAGCTCCTAACTTACAACTACTAGCTATTAATAGAGCAGTTTTCCTTTTTATACGTCGTAGATAATCACGCAAGTTTTGTTCCCAATTAAATTTATATTCAATTTGTTCAATCTCACCTATAGAAACTTCTACTAACGTTTTGGATAATAATTGATGTACACGCGAGTCTGGAATATCCGTTATTTCTTCTAATGCTCTTGCAAGAATATAGTCCCCAGTATACATAGCGACTCGATTACCATATATAGAAGCTGTTGTCGGTTTCCCTCTTCTTAGTTCTGCTTCATCGATCACATCATCATGGACGAGAGTAGCCATATGTATTAGTTCTAATGTAACTGCAACCTTGCTAATCTTAGAAAGGTCATAATTCCCTAATTGAGAAGATAACAAAACAAAAACAGGACGAATTCGCTTTCCTCCTGCATGTAATAATTCAGTTGATGCATCACGTAACACGGGATGATTTGCCTGTATACTATCCTGCAATGCAGATTCTATACTTTCCATATCCTTCTTTAAAAAGCCATAAATTTTTGGTAGTTTCATGTAAGTCACCTTATTTTACCTTTAACAATTCTACGTACTATTGAGCTGCTTTAAAGCCCATATGCATTGCAGCAACTCCACCTGTATAACTTTTCACTTCTACTCTTTCAAAACCAGCATTTAAAAACATTTCTTTTAATTTCTTTTTACCAGGGAAATCTTTTGCTGATTCTTGTAACCAAGAATATTCTTTATAACTTTTGGCAATTAATTTACCCAATATCGGCATGATAAATTTGAAATAAAAGTAATATGCTTGTCGATAACCAATTAAGGTAGGTTGAGAAGTTTCAATACATACCACTTTACCACCAGGTTTAACAACTCGATACATTTCTTTTAAAACAGTCATATAATCTGGTACATTGCGTAGTCCAAATCCAATTGTAACATAATCAAAACTATTTTCTTCATATGGTAATTCCATCGCATTACCATGAATAAGTTCTAACTGATTTAATTGCATGTCTTGTTTTTTTTGTTTTGCAATTGAAAGCATGTTTTGACTAAAATCAAGGCCAATTACTTCACCTGTTTGTCCAACCGCTTCTGCAAGCGAAACAGTCCAATCTCCTGTACCACAACATACATCTAGAGCAGTTTCTCCTGCTTGAACATTCATTCGTTTCATTGTATCTTTACGCCAAGCTTTGTGGCGTTGAAAAGATATTATCGAATTCATTGAATCATAGTTGGAATATATATTTTCAAAAACATGATGTACACGCTCTTCTTTTGATGATGGTTTCCCCATAAAACACACTTCCTCTAAATTCTAGTCGAAATATTCACATTATCGTTTTGTTGATCTTGAATATAATGAGTGATAAATGCAGTTTGATTTGATAATGTTTGAACAAGATTACTTACATTTTTTTTATAATTATTTATCGTTGTTTCCCCTATTACTGAATTATTATATTCTTTTTCTAATTCTAGTCTTTGTATGATAAGCCAATCTGTAATTAATTCATTTGCCGTATCATCATATAAAAATTGCGTTACATGAACAATTAACATCGAATTTATCTTTTTGGTTAAATCAATCCATTCATGCAAGGTAGGAGAATCCTTGTAATATAATGCCATTTTTAATTCATTAATCTCGCGTATTGCATTTGCTAATGTCTGAATAAACTCTATTTCTCCTACTTCTGACAATAGAAAATAATATAATCCGCTATAATAATCACCAGAAAGCACTTGTAATTGCTTCGACAGTGTTTCCTGTTCTGTTTCAGCAACTTTTTTTATAGGAACAAGGTCATGGGTGTCCAAGGCGATCTGTACGAGCATCGTAGTAATAAGATATCTCTCGCGTTGCATCGGAGTCAATGATCTATCTTGTTCAACGAGGAACTGCAGTAACCCCCATTTTGCTTCATCAATAAGTGGTTGTTGTATATGTTTATGAATATATCCATATTTTAATTTTTCATCTAGAAGCTCTCTATAGCTCTGATTTCTTGTAATAAATGTAGTCAAGAATATCACCTGGACCCTTTCAGCCATTCAATTGCTTTAGCTATTATAGCACATTTCTACATTTATAAAAACGATTGAATATATGTAGCTTCTAAATTCCAACAATTAGAAATTATTCATTTGTCATCTCACCATGACTGGTTTGTATTAATGCTTTACCTCTTACTTTGATAGCTGATGTATGTTCAGTAAATTGAGCAATCATTACTTCTCCTTGATCCAGTTTTTCTGTATGGTGAAAACGAGTATCATGTCCTCTTGTTAAACCAATAACATTTACTCCATTCTCAAGGGCTTTTATGATAAAATATTCAGCCTTATCCGTACGGTCTGCCATTATAAATCTCCTTTAGTATTTTTTAATAAAACATTCATGAAAATAAATAAAAGGGGTACGCTAAAAACGTACCCCTTTGTAGTCACCCTATGTAAAATTATTATTTTACACTGTCTTTAAGGGCTTTACCTGGTTTGAAAGCTGGAACTTTGCTTGCAGGAATTTCGATTTCTTCTCCTGTTTGCGGATTACGTCCTTTACGAGCAGAACGTTCGCGTACTTCAAAGTTACCAAAACCAATTAACTGTACTTTTTCACCGTTTTTCAGTGAATCCATGACAGATTCAAATACTGCATCTACAGCTTTTGTTGCGTCTTTTTTAGAAAGCTCACTTTTTTCAGCAACAGCATTCACTAAGTCTGTTTTGTTCATGACATTCACCTCCTCCCAGGATGTTCATTTCGACAAATCGACATATTAATATGTCGGATTCATTGTCTGCTTACAAGTAAGTCATCCCTAACAAGTGATGACAAGGCTTATATTAACTGAGTTTGGAATAAAATTCAACAAAAAGTATCGATTTCTTCAATATTTATTGGGATTTTTACCTATTTTTACCTATATACGTATGAAATATAGTATTGTTTTGGAAAATCCCTCCAACCCAGTATACACAAAGCATTGTCATATTTCACTATACATATACGACAAAAATAAAATATTTCCTGCCGTTTTTCTATTTTTTATTAAAAAACACAAAAAAATATAGCAGCTATGTGTAAGCTGCTATAAAATAATGGCGATTAATCCACCAGAACCTTCGTTTATGATTCTTTCTAACGTATCTTTTAATTTATATCTTGCATTTTCAGGCATTAGAGAGATTTTAGCTTGAATTCCTTCTCTTACTATTGAACTTAATGACCTTCCAAAAATATCCGACTCCCAAATTGATAGTGGATCTTCTTCGAAATCTTGCATTAAATATCTGACAAGTTCTTCGCTTTGTTTTTCTGT encodes:
- the mtrB gene encoding trp RNA-binding attenuation protein MtrB; this encodes MADRTDKAEYFIIKALENGVNVIGLTRGHDTRFHHTEKLDQGEVMIAQFTEHTSAIKVRGKALIQTSHGEMTNE
- the menG gene encoding demethylmenaquinone methyltransferase — translated: MGKPSSKEERVHHVFENIYSNYDSMNSIISFQRHKAWRKDTMKRMNVQAGETALDVCCGTGDWTVSLAEAVGQTGEVIGLDFSQNMLSIAKQKKQDMQLNQLELIHGNAMELPYEENSFDYVTIGFGLRNVPDYMTVLKEMYRVVKPGGKVVCIETSQPTLIGYRQAYYFYFKFIMPILGKLIAKSYKEYSWLQESAKDFPGKKKLKEMFLNAGFERVEVKSYTGGVAAMHMGFKAAQ
- the hisC gene encoding histidinol-phosphate transaminase, with protein sequence MQGKDILKQLSPYKQGKQTKDIQIDYQLDYIVKLASNENPYGYSKQVSEALKAENFDFHIYPDGYTSDLRTALTRKLNIDETEIIFGSGSEEIIQLLCRSFIVPGSNVVMATPTFPQYKHYSLIEGAEIKEIPTDEEGYHQLDKMLATIDDHTAIVWLCTPNNPTGAAFSKDAFTSFLDQCPKEVLVVLDEAYYEYLQPDKELNALQLRNTYSNVIVLRTFSKAYGLAGLRIGYGIANASIIETLDKVRGPFNTNAVAQKAASYALEDQKFIQHTNQENYKNLIEFQRFLEKLGWGYYDSEANFLLVKTPTSGVKVYEYLIRFGFIVRPGELLGIPKTIRVTIGKEKDMKKLQKVLEQFDHELG
- the aroB gene encoding 3-dehydroquinate synthase, producing the protein MEEMTVKSNHSSYPIYIGQGLRYQIRAYINKNYTNIFIITDDQVGSRYLEDVLHGFPTEENICHFTIPSGENSKSIEKFYSLQTEALKNGLDRQSLIIALGGGVVGDLAGFVAATFMRGIDYIQVPTTILAHDSSVGGKVAINHHFGKNLIGSFFSPVAVIYDVETLSTLPLHEIRSGYAEIIKEGLIANQKMFLSLLDHSLASIKPQQLEIYLKAGIQVKARIVEQDEKEANIRKFLNLGHTLGHALETIHGYGKITHGEAVANGLLFALHVSELEFQVQLPFYQLYQWLKDNNYPILSISKEEIIELMELMKNDKKSIGGKIQMVLLKEVENPVTVSIENTLMKHYIQTYLERMEKL
- the aroA gene encoding 3-phosphoshikimate 1-carboxyvinyltransferase, coding for MNPLTLQPISGSLHGLIKVPGDKSISHRSIIFGSIATGTTTVTNFLDGEDCMRTINAFKEMGVTIQKNGSNITIEGTGLSGLIEPKKKLDFGNSGTTTRLMLGLLAGLPFKTTIYGDASLSKRPMSRVVDPLRLMGARIDGVQQGNYLPLTIKGTTLKSIEYDLPVKSAQVKSALLLAGLHSENKTVVREKSPTRNHTETMLQAFGANIKTGGHTISISKTTDLQGCHVEVPGDISSAAFFIVAACMVPRSEIILKDVGLNETRTGIIDVVLQMGAKLTIQNERIVGGEKIGDILINGSQLSGVTIEGDTIPRLIDEIPILALLATQADGTTIIKDAQELKVKETDRLLAVSENLSKLGADVTPTEDGMIIKGNTKLKGGSFKSYDDHRIAMMGIIASLVTEETVVVDNIDCINISYPNFVNDLQSISK
- a CDS encoding CheR family methyltransferase, which encodes MDDYKNFLEKVHQTLGLDLALYKETQMKRRITTLRDKRGFTSYIQYLQACLKDETLLKEFTDRLTINVSEFYRNPKRWEVLQQNIFPKLISQKPKIKIWSAACSTGEEPYSLAILLLEHFPKQDFEIIATDIDENVLKSAKQGMYQKQSLKELPDRLKNKYFERTGTIYSINPEIKQHITFKRHNLLADAYPQNVDLIVCRNVLIYFTDKAKNSIYQGFSNSLSANGILFVGSTEQIFTPQQYGFELEETFFYKKKQTISS
- a CDS encoding heptaprenyl diphosphate synthase component 1 gives rise to the protein MTTFITRNQSYRELLDEKLKYGYIHKHIQQPLIDEAKWGLLQFLVEQDRSLTPMQRERYLITTMLVQIALDTHDLVPIKKVAETEQETLSKQLQVLSGDYYSGLYYFLLSEVGEIEFIQTLANAIREINELKMALYYKDSPTLHEWIDLTKKINSMLIVHVTQFLYDDTANELITDWLIIQRLELEKEYNNSVIGETTINNYKKNVSNLVQTLSNQTAFITHYIQDQQNDNVNISTRI
- the hepT gene encoding heptaprenyl diphosphate synthase component II yields the protein MKLPKIYGFLKKDMESIESALQDSIQANHPVLRDASTELLHAGGKRIRPVFVLLSSQLGNYDLSKISKVAVTLELIHMATLVHDDVIDEAELRRGKPTTASIYGNRVAMYTGDYILARALEEITDIPDSRVHQLLSKTLVEVSIGEIEQIEYKFNWEQNLRDYLRRIKRKTALLIASSCKLGAIVGGLNDYQANKLYQYGYYIGMSYQIIDDILDFTSTSKELGKPAGNDLLQGNITLPVLYAMEDKTFKQSLFDVFTKDGHVTTNEMKMLIQQLKRTDAIKRSYAVSDMYLSKALTALDELPSSRAKKTLQDIATYIGKRRS
- the ndk gene encoding nucleoside-diphosphate kinase — its product is MEKTFLMVKPDGVQRNLIGEIVKRFETKGYKLAGAKLMQVSNQLAETHYNEHKDRPFFGELVDFITSGPVFAMVWEGENVIATARKIMGKTNPLEADPSTIRGDFGISVGKNIIHGSDSSESAEREISLFFSENEIVSYEKQANNWIY
- the aroH gene encoding chorismate mutase; amino-acid sequence: MTRGVRGATTIQENNAEEIVLQTKNLVKDMVDQNNIRSNDVSHVFISVTKDVTAGFPAKALRQIDDSWKYVPVMCMTEIDVPNSLTKCIRVMMVIRTDTPQQKIHHVFHNNAVKLRPDLLQKEGE
- the aroC gene encoding chorismate synthase, with product MRYITSGESHGKQLTTIIEGLPSQLPITAEDINASLRRRQGGHGRGKRMQIEKDTVDIVSGVRHGYTLGSPLSLVIRNDDFKHWTDIMGEEPMEDPSKMRRVVTKPRPGHADLNGALKYGHRDMRNVLERSSARETAARVAAGAVAKTLLKELGIEVAGYVKEIAGIEASDLRDLNAQERADKANRSPVMVLDAAVEEQMTSAIDQAKKEGDSIGGVCEVYVEGMPAGVGSYVHYDRKLDSRLAGSVVSINAFKGVEFGIGFEAAKRNGSEVHDEIAWDEALGYYRTTNRLGGFEGGMTTGMPIVVRGVMKPIPTLMKRPLTSVDIETKEPFKATVERSDACAVPAASVVMEHVVAFELAKALTEQFSSDRFPQLKKAIDDYREEIRCF
- a CDS encoding prephenate dehydrogenase, which gives rise to MKQQTILIAGLGLIGGSIARAIRNFSDHKLIGFDVDESTLKYAKETGIISYYDTNLQHVAQRADIIILAAPITETINMIQKLDQVEFPKQVIVTDTASVKGAILTAAQQINNPNITFIGGHPMAGSHKRGVEASKAHLFENAIYVLSPLDYEAEEQIEVIKSVLATTKCKFLVLKPEEHDEMTGVISHFPHLIASSLVHQAKKWERTHAYLPNLAAGGFRDITRIASSNPQMWQDIFHHNQSKMSYFLEDWIEEMSHLKLLIETNEKNEILNYLDSAKKYRDGLSKKEQGAIPSFYDVYVDIHDQSGAIAKVVQILADENFSIKNIEILEVREGITGVLRLSFHTQKEQIESSKKLTSLGYETMIQN